The Megalobrama amblycephala isolate DHTTF-2021 linkage group LG20, ASM1881202v1, whole genome shotgun sequence genome includes a window with the following:
- the arl3b gene encoding ADP-ribosylation factor-like protein 3 — MGLLSILRKLKSTPDQEVRILLLGLDNGGKTTLLKQLASEDITHITPTQGFNIKSVQSQGFKLNVWDIGGQRKIRPYWRNYFENTDVLIYVIDSADRKRFEETGQELAELLDEEKLSGVPVLVFANKQDLLTAAPASEIAEGLNLHTIRDRVWQIQSCSALTGEGVQDGMNWVCKSVNAKRK; from the exons ATG gGTTTGTTATCAATTTTACGGAAACTGAAAAGTACCCCCGACCAGGAGGTGCGGATATTGCTTCTAGGATTGGACAACGGTGGCAAGACCACCTTACTGAAACAGTTGGCATCTGAAGACATCACTCATATTACGCCAACACAG GGATTCAATATCAAGAGTGTCCAATCGCAAGGATTCAAATTAAACGTTTGGGATATTGGTGGTCAGCGAAAGATCAGGCCCTACTGGAGGAACTACTTTGAGAACACAGATGTACTG ATTTACGTCATTGATAGTGCAGATCGCAAAAGATTTGAGGAAACGGGACAG GAGTTGGCTGAATTACTTGATGAAGAAAAGCTGAGCGGTGTCCCAGTCCTGGTCTTTGCAAATAAGCAGGACTTGCTCACAGCGGCCCCTGCGTCCGAGATAGCCGAGGGTTTGAATTTGCACACTATCAGAGACCGAGTGTGGCAGATCCAGTCCTGTTCTGCCCTCACCGGGGAAGGAGTCCAG GATGGCATGAACTGGGTCTGCAAGAGTGTGAACGCTAAGAGGAAATAG